One region of Chitinophaga varians genomic DNA includes:
- a CDS encoding beta strand repeat-containing protein has translation MKKRYLLSFFCSILFITQLSYAQNGLKTINYQAVARNSNGTALANESIKVRISILGGSADGPVQYQETHDAITNQLGLFNLQIGAGVPVSGTFSAVPWANANQYIKVEAATGGGSFQVLGASPLASVPFALYAANGNPGPVGPAGPAGPAGPQGIQGPAGPMGLPGAAGPVGPVGPVGPVGPVGPAGVVGPAGLVGPAGPVGPVGPAGPQGDINGVSAGGDLSGTYPNPVVAKLQGIPVSNTAPLAGQLLKFDGAQWIAGAGGGGLTLPYAATENNAATLFSITNNGDGTSLEGVNNTTTSNIASIRGIVSSVSPGGFSSAVRGINNGTGGLGIGLYGSQAGSGWGVYGVTPNGLGVYGNASASGTGVYANSTSGTGLTATSVNGIPASISIYNNANNNTALSVNSVGNGTVVNVTTTGNGEGVRSSTSAGFGVHGITTAQTSAGVVGDNNGGGEAVVGRTTSDIAGAVVGRNDGGGYGVRGFIATSTAGTAIGVLGQVGLNNSTGRAGRFENLNNTNTTGNTLEVETNGNGNIPDNTQGNAASFLVNNTNSVAAAVRGEVKTIFGNFGAAGVFGVSSGTGGFAGLFHASNTSGNGPALVSINDGNGNAITANASKNGNAVEANIDGAGNALYAWVPSFATGRAGKFDIFNGSNTSDVITVTTVGDGIAGNFKVDRTTGTSPAVKGEVNSMFANFGTAGVFGLSSGTGGYGGLFYSSNPAGNGPALLALTEGNGNGFTANAGGNGNGVESSCDGNGNAVYGWIPNFGTGKAARFANFNSANGQPTVQITDAGTGSALLINHTGASGNLGVFQSGGANMARINKAGVGFFNGGTQNSGADVAEAFDVTGNVQQYEPGDVMVIATDADRTIEKSTEAYSSLVVGVYATKPGVLLTEENIETDISDKVPLGVVGVIPTKVCNENGAIRRGDLLVTASRSGYAMKADLNKLKPGQAIGKALQEFDGIEGKIKVLVNVR, from the coding sequence ATGAAAAAAAGATACTTGCTTTCTTTCTTTTGTAGTATACTGTTTATAACACAATTGTCATACGCACAAAACGGGTTAAAAACGATCAACTACCAGGCGGTAGCCCGAAACAGCAATGGTACTGCGCTTGCCAATGAGAGCATTAAAGTGCGGATCTCAATTCTGGGAGGTTCCGCCGACGGACCGGTACAATACCAGGAAACGCACGATGCCATTACCAACCAGCTGGGATTGTTCAACCTGCAGATTGGCGCCGGCGTTCCGGTGAGTGGCACATTCTCCGCCGTACCATGGGCTAACGCCAATCAATATATCAAAGTGGAAGCCGCCACCGGCGGCGGCAGTTTTCAGGTATTGGGCGCGTCACCGCTGGCCAGCGTGCCTTTTGCACTGTATGCTGCCAATGGCAATCCCGGCCCAGTTGGCCCGGCAGGACCAGCAGGACCGGCGGGACCACAGGGGATTCAGGGACCGGCAGGACCGATGGGACTTCCGGGTGCTGCAGGACCGGTTGGCCCGGTGGGACCGGTGGGCCCGGTGGGACCAGTAGGACCAGCAGGCGTAGTAGGACCTGCGGGGCTAGTTGGACCGGCTGGGCCAGTGGGGCCGGTAGGACCAGCGGGACCACAGGGTGATATCAATGGTGTATCCGCGGGTGGTGATCTGAGTGGCACCTACCCCAATCCGGTAGTAGCGAAGCTTCAGGGAATACCGGTAAGCAATACAGCGCCGCTGGCAGGGCAGCTTTTAAAATTTGATGGCGCCCAGTGGATAGCAGGAGCCGGCGGTGGCGGACTAACGCTTCCCTATGCAGCGACGGAAAACAACGCCGCTACGCTTTTCAGTATCACCAATAACGGTGACGGCACCTCGCTGGAAGGTGTTAATAACACCACCACGTCCAATATTGCATCTATCAGGGGAATTGTGTCTTCTGTCAGTCCCGGTGGTTTTTCCTCCGCCGTGAGAGGAATCAATAACGGTACCGGCGGTTTAGGTATTGGCTTGTATGGCTCGCAGGCCGGCTCCGGCTGGGGTGTTTACGGCGTCACGCCCAACGGACTGGGCGTATATGGTAACGCTTCTGCCAGTGGCACCGGCGTTTATGCCAATAGTACTAGCGGCACCGGACTGACAGCCACCAGTGTTAATGGCATCCCTGCCAGCATTAGTATTTACAATAATGCGAATAACAATACAGCGCTGAGTGTCAACTCCGTAGGTAATGGCACGGTGGTAAATGTAACGACCACCGGTAATGGCGAAGGTGTACGTTCCAGTACCAGTGCCGGTTTTGGTGTACATGGTATTACTACGGCCCAGACTTCTGCCGGGGTCGTGGGCGATAACAACGGTGGTGGCGAAGCAGTAGTTGGCCGCACTACCAGCGATATTGCCGGCGCTGTGGTGGGCCGCAATGATGGTGGTGGCTATGGCGTGAGAGGTTTTATTGCCACCAGTACCGCAGGTACCGCCATTGGCGTATTGGGGCAGGTAGGCCTCAATAACAGCACAGGGCGGGCCGGAAGGTTTGAGAACCTCAACAATACCAACACTACCGGTAATACGCTGGAAGTAGAAACCAATGGTAATGGTAACATCCCCGACAACACGCAAGGCAATGCAGCTTCTTTTCTCGTCAACAATACCAATAGTGTGGCTGCGGCCGTGCGTGGCGAGGTAAAAACCATATTTGGCAACTTTGGTGCTGCCGGTGTTTTCGGGGTTTCCTCCGGTACCGGCGGTTTTGCAGGGCTTTTCCATGCCTCCAATACATCCGGTAATGGTCCGGCACTAGTATCCATTAACGACGGAAATGGTAATGCCATTACAGCCAATGCCAGCAAGAATGGTAACGCCGTAGAAGCCAATATCGACGGGGCCGGCAACGCCTTGTATGCCTGGGTACCTTCTTTTGCTACCGGCAGGGCCGGAAAATTCGATATTTTCAATGGAAGCAATACCAGCGATGTTATTACAGTCACCACCGTAGGAGACGGTATTGCCGGTAATTTCAAGGTAGACAGGACCACAGGTACTTCTCCTGCGGTCAAGGGAGAAGTGAACTCCATGTTTGCCAACTTTGGTACCGCCGGGGTTTTCGGATTATCTTCCGGTACCGGGGGCTATGGCGGCTTGTTTTATTCTTCCAACCCTGCCGGCAACGGGCCTGCATTGCTGGCGCTCACAGAAGGCAACGGCAACGGTTTTACCGCTAATGCCGGCGGTAATGGAAACGGGGTAGAGAGTTCCTGTGACGGCAATGGCAATGCAGTTTACGGGTGGATACCCAATTTTGGCACCGGCAAAGCTGCCCGGTTCGCCAATTTCAACAGTGCCAATGGTCAACCCACTGTGCAGATTACCGACGCAGGAACCGGTAGTGCATTGCTGATCAACCACACCGGCGCCAGCGGTAACCTGGGTGTTTTTCAGAGTGGCGGCGCTAATATGGCGCGTATCAATAAAGCCGGTGTGGGCTTCTTTAACGGAGGTACTCAGAACAGCGGCGCTGACGTAGCCGAGGCCTTCGACGTGACCGGCAATGTACAGCAATATGAACCTGGGGATGTGATGGTGATTGCAACGGATGCTGACCGGACCATTGAAAAGTCAACAGAAGCCTACTCTTCCCTTGTGGTGGGCGTATATGCCACCAAGCCCGGCGTATTGCTGACAGAGGAAAATATTGAGACCGATATTTCAGATAAGGTACCTTTGGGCGTGGTAGGTGTGATACCGACCAAAGTTTGCAATGAAAACGGGGCTATCCGCCGTGGCGATCTGCTGGTGACAGCCAGCAGGTCAGGATACGCCATGAAAGCAGATCTTAACAAGTTAAAACCGGGTCAGGCGATAGGCAAAGCCTTACAGGAATTTGACGGAATAGAGGGCAAGATCAAAGTACTTGTAAATGTGAGATAA
- the porV gene encoding type IX secretion system outer membrane channel protein PorV, which yields MKYGRIILLLCGMLAVKPAVHAQKAEQKAPNTGASFLLVNPDARSSGAGDATIGLEADPNALFSNAAKIVFAGDWGVSANYSPWMWELNNNQSNMAYVSAYKNINTVEGVGLSMKYFNYGEVTFRDDNGTALQTYSPKEFAIDASYARKLGQHMSLAISLRYVRSQLGQGSFNGLQQKPASAVAGDIGYYYQNSSDNLEFGNRYSFGVSFTNIGTKLQYTDDNTRKSFLPMNLRIGGGYTFVHTYDHEFTVAVDINKLLVPTPPLYAVNNDGIPTDQILKGKDPNRGVVNALFSSFGDAPGGFSEELREFTIASGLEYAYRQLFFVRTGYFYEHPQKGLRQHFSAGFGVRYTNIGFDLAYLVPTGTSLRERRTLKFSLVYNIGGRKDAQLQ from the coding sequence ATGAAATATGGTCGAATCATTTTACTGTTATGCGGTATGTTGGCCGTAAAACCGGCCGTACATGCTCAAAAAGCGGAGCAGAAAGCGCCCAATACCGGCGCCAGCTTCCTGCTGGTCAACCCCGATGCCCGTTCGAGCGGGGCCGGAGATGCCACCATCGGGCTTGAAGCCGACCCTAACGCACTGTTTTCCAACGCTGCTAAAATTGTTTTTGCCGGTGATTGGGGCGTGAGTGCCAATTATTCCCCCTGGATGTGGGAGTTAAATAACAACCAGTCCAACATGGCATATGTATCAGCCTATAAAAACATCAACACGGTGGAGGGAGTGGGTTTATCCATGAAATACTTCAATTACGGAGAAGTGACCTTCAGGGATGATAACGGCACAGCCCTGCAAACCTATTCCCCTAAAGAGTTTGCAATAGATGCGTCTTATGCCAGAAAGCTGGGGCAGCATATGTCGCTTGCCATCAGTCTGCGATATGTGCGCAGCCAGCTCGGCCAGGGCTCCTTCAACGGGCTGCAGCAAAAACCTGCATCCGCCGTGGCCGGAGACATTGGCTATTATTATCAGAACAGCAGCGACAACCTGGAATTTGGTAACCGTTATTCTTTCGGTGTGAGCTTTACCAATATCGGTACCAAGCTGCAATACACTGATGACAACACACGTAAAAGCTTTCTGCCGATGAACCTGCGCATCGGTGGCGGTTATACGTTTGTGCACACCTACGATCATGAATTTACTGTTGCAGTAGATATCAACAAGCTGCTGGTGCCCACTCCCCCTTTGTACGCCGTCAACAACGACGGTATTCCCACAGACCAGATCCTCAAAGGCAAAGACCCAAACCGGGGAGTGGTTAATGCGTTGTTTTCCTCCTTTGGCGATGCTCCAGGAGGTTTCAGTGAAGAACTACGTGAGTTTACCATCGCCAGCGGACTGGAATATGCCTACCGGCAGCTATTCTTTGTGCGGACCGGCTACTTCTATGAGCATCCTCAAAAAGGGCTGCGACAGCATTTCTCCGCCGGTTTTGGCGTCCGATACACCAATATAGGATTTGACCTGGCCTACCTGGTCCCTACCGGTACCAGTTTACGCGAACGGAGAACCTTAAAATTCTCGCTGGTATATAACATCGGGGGGCGCAAGGATGCGCAGCTCCAGTGA
- the rpsG gene encoding 30S ribosomal protein S7: MRKQAAKKLPLAPDPRFNDKLVTRFVNNVMEQGKKSIAYKIFYDAVDKVSQMTGENGYEVWRKALNNVTPAVEVRSRRIGGATFQIPAEVRPDRKVSLSIKWLVRYAGERNGKSMADKLANEIVAASKGEGAAFKKKEDTHRMAEANKAFSHFRV, from the coding sequence ATGAGAAAGCAAGCTGCAAAAAAATTGCCTCTGGCTCCGGATCCTCGGTTTAACGACAAGCTGGTAACCCGCTTCGTTAATAACGTAATGGAACAAGGAAAAAAGAGCATTGCCTATAAAATCTTCTACGATGCCGTGGATAAGGTAAGCCAGATGACCGGTGAAAACGGTTATGAAGTTTGGAGAAAAGCATTGAACAACGTAACTCCTGCTGTAGAAGTTAGAAGCCGCCGTATCGGTGGTGCTACCTTCCAGATCCCTGCTGAAGTTCGTCCGGATAGAAAAGTATCCCTGAGCATCAAATGGCTGGTTCGTTACGCCGGAGAAAGAAACGGTAAGAGCATGGCTGATAAGCTGGCAAATGAAATCGTAGCAGCAAGCAAAGGTGAAGGCGCAGCATTCAAGAAGAAAGAAGATACTCACCGTATGGCTGAAGCTAACAAAGCTTTCTCTCACTTCAGAGTATAG
- a CDS encoding T9SS type A sorting domain-containing protein — protein sequence MTSFISKCIIALMVLAALCTKADAQLILNRQVVGTNGGSGNLQQVLIQYTIGEPVVLPITDGRLLLTQGFQQPYELPPLPPGKSPVKSYILFPNPALTTVKVQFELLADAMVNILMLNTAGQEVYNKQHQAGQGTSTVVIPVNRFAAGIYTVVLKVGVNIYFEKLIVQ from the coding sequence ATGACATCGTTTATCTCCAAGTGCATTATTGCGCTGATGGTGCTGGCAGCGCTATGCACCAAAGCGGACGCACAACTGATCCTGAACAGGCAGGTCGTTGGCACTAATGGCGGCAGTGGCAACCTTCAACAGGTATTGATTCAATATACCATAGGGGAACCGGTCGTGCTGCCTATTACAGACGGGCGGTTGCTGCTGACACAGGGGTTTCAGCAGCCCTATGAGCTTCCTCCCCTGCCACCCGGAAAGAGCCCTGTGAAAAGTTACATTCTGTTTCCCAATCCTGCTCTCACCACTGTAAAAGTACAGTTTGAACTGCTCGCCGATGCGATGGTGAACATCCTGATGCTCAATACAGCCGGGCAAGAGGTGTACAACAAGCAACACCAGGCCGGGCAGGGCACTTCCACGGTAGTGATACCGGTCAACCGTTTCGCTGCAGGGATTTACACCGTTGTGCTGAAAGTGGGCGTCAACATTTATTTCGAAAAACTCATCGTGCAGTAA
- the porV gene encoding type IX secretion system outer membrane channel protein PorV, with protein MKYDRIILLISGILAGMPAVHAQKTPQQPPNIGASFLLVNPDARSSGMGDAATGISPDANSIFSNAAKIVFAGDWGASATYSPWMWELNNYKSNMAFVSAYKNLNDNEGIGASMKYFNYGDVTFRDENGTILQNYSPREFAIDGAYSRKLGEHMSMAITMRYVRSQLGQGSFNGLQQKPASAVAGDVSYYYQNSKDYLDFSNRYCLGVSITNIGTKLQYTDDSRQKSFLPMNLRIGGSYTFVHTGDHEFTLALDINKLLVPTPPLYDSTGLILKGQDPNRSVVNAIFSSFGDAPGGFGEEIREFTIGSGIEYAYRQCFFVRTGYFYENPHKGYRQHFTSGLGVRVANLQLDLAYLIPTSNSLRERRTLKFSLLYNIGRHTAATITPSVNPDITH; from the coding sequence ATGAAATATGATCGAATAATTCTACTTATTTCCGGCATACTGGCCGGCATGCCGGCAGTCCACGCGCAGAAGACACCTCAGCAACCACCTAATATCGGAGCGAGCTTTTTGCTGGTCAACCCCGATGCCAGGTCAAGCGGGATGGGTGATGCCGCCACAGGCATCAGCCCGGACGCCAATTCCATTTTTTCCAATGCGGCTAAAATCGTCTTTGCAGGAGACTGGGGCGCAAGTGCTACTTATTCGCCCTGGATGTGGGAGTTGAACAACTACAAATCAAACATGGCCTTTGTATCGGCCTACAAAAACCTGAATGACAACGAAGGCATCGGGGCATCCATGAAATATTTTAATTATGGGGATGTCACGTTCCGGGATGAAAACGGCACTATACTACAGAACTATTCTCCCCGGGAATTCGCCATAGACGGCGCCTATTCCCGCAAACTGGGAGAACATATGTCGATGGCCATCACGATGCGCTATGTCCGCAGTCAGCTGGGGCAGGGCTCTTTCAACGGGTTACAGCAGAAGCCCGCTTCCGCCGTGGCCGGAGATGTGAGCTACTATTACCAGAACAGCAAGGACTACCTGGATTTCAGTAACCGGTATTGTCTGGGTGTCAGCATCACCAACATCGGCACCAAACTTCAATACACGGACGATAGCCGCCAGAAGAGTTTTTTGCCCATGAACCTGCGGATAGGCGGCAGTTACACGTTTGTGCATACCGGAGACCATGAGTTTACGCTGGCATTAGACATCAACAAGTTACTGGTCCCCACCCCACCGCTGTATGACAGCACCGGCCTGATCTTAAAAGGCCAGGACCCTAACCGTAGCGTTGTCAATGCCATTTTTTCCTCTTTTGGCGATGCACCCGGAGGTTTTGGAGAAGAAATAAGAGAGTTTACGATTGGCAGTGGTATTGAATATGCTTACAGGCAGTGCTTCTTTGTACGGACCGGCTATTTTTATGAGAACCCCCATAAAGGCTACCGGCAACATTTTACCAGCGGCCTTGGTGTAAGAGTGGCCAATCTGCAGCTGGACCTGGCTTACCTGATCCCCACTTCCAACAGTCTGCGGGAAAGGAGGACCCTTAAATTTTCCCTGTTATACAATATCGGCAGACATACCGCTGCTACTATCACCCCTTCTGTAAACCCCGACATCACACATTAA
- the fusA gene encoding elongation factor G — protein MADLRFQRNFGIAAHIDAGKTTTTERILYYTGKSHKIGEVHEGAATMDWMAQEQERGITITSAATTCFWNFPTLQGKALPDTKQYKFNIIDTPGHVDFTVEVERSLRVLDGLVALFCAVSGVEPQSETVWRQANRYRVPRIGFVNKMDRSGADFLNVVKQVKEMLGANPVPLTLPIGAEDTFKGVVDLITMKGIIWDEEGKGATYQEIEIPEDMKEEANEWRAKLVEAVAEYDDTLMEKFFEDPNSISEAEIHEAIRKATIDIAIIPMMCGSSFKNKGVQKMLDAVCRYLPSPMDIEAVKGTHPDTGEEIDRKPDAKEPFAALAFKIMTDPFVGRLAFFRAYSGHLDAGSYILNTRTGKNERISRIMQMHANKQNPIDFIEAGDIGAAVGFKDIKTGDTLCDENNPIILESMTFPEPVISIAIEPKTQADVDKMGMALAKLVEEDPTLKAKTDEETGQTVLSGMGELHLEIIVDRMRREFKVEVNQGAPQVAYKEALTTKVEHREVFKKQTGGRGKFADIQIEISPADAEWLKENDGKSFQFINDIFGGAIPKEFIPAVQKGFEQSMNQGVLANFPLVNLKVRLFDGSFHAVDSDAMSFELCAKQAFREAARKAKPVLLEPIMKVEVQTPDQYMGDVTGDLNRRRGMLEGMDSKNGVQVIKAKVPLSEMFGYVTQLRSLSSGRASSIMEFSHYAPAPNNVAEEVVAKVKGKVNA, from the coding sequence ATGGCAGACTTAAGATTTCAAAGGAACTTTGGTATTGCGGCGCACATTGATGCGGGTAAAACCACTACCACAGAGCGTATCCTGTATTATACAGGTAAATCCCACAAGATTGGTGAGGTGCACGAGGGTGCTGCTACCATGGACTGGATGGCACAGGAGCAGGAAAGAGGTATTACCATCACATCTGCTGCTACCACTTGTTTTTGGAATTTCCCAACTTTACAGGGTAAAGCTCTCCCGGACACTAAGCAATATAAATTCAACATCATCGATACTCCGGGCCACGTGGACTTCACCGTGGAAGTAGAGCGCTCCCTGCGCGTACTGGACGGTCTGGTGGCACTGTTCTGCGCTGTATCCGGCGTTGAACCTCAGTCTGAAACCGTTTGGCGCCAGGCTAACCGCTACCGCGTACCCCGTATCGGTTTCGTTAATAAAATGGACCGTTCCGGTGCCGACTTCCTGAACGTGGTAAAACAGGTGAAAGAAATGCTGGGTGCTAACCCCGTTCCCCTGACCCTGCCTATCGGCGCGGAAGATACTTTCAAAGGCGTGGTTGACCTGATCACCATGAAAGGTATCATCTGGGACGAAGAAGGTAAAGGTGCTACCTACCAGGAAATCGAAATTCCGGAAGACATGAAGGAAGAAGCGAACGAATGGAGAGCTAAACTGGTAGAAGCCGTTGCTGAATACGATGATACCCTGATGGAGAAATTCTTCGAAGATCCTAACTCTATCTCCGAAGCGGAAATCCACGAAGCGATCCGTAAAGCTACTATCGACATCGCTATCATCCCGATGATGTGCGGTTCCTCCTTCAAAAACAAAGGTGTTCAGAAAATGCTGGATGCGGTTTGCCGTTACCTGCCTTCTCCAATGGACATCGAAGCAGTAAAAGGTACCCACCCTGATACCGGTGAAGAAATTGACCGTAAACCAGACGCTAAAGAACCATTCGCAGCCCTGGCGTTCAAAATCATGACCGATCCTTTCGTTGGTCGTCTGGCGTTCTTCCGGGCTTACTCCGGTCACCTGGATGCAGGTTCCTACATCCTGAACACCCGTACCGGCAAAAACGAGCGTATCAGCCGTATCATGCAGATGCACGCTAACAAGCAGAACCCAATCGATTTCATCGAAGCTGGTGATATCGGTGCTGCTGTTGGTTTTAAAGATATCAAAACCGGTGACACCCTCTGCGACGAGAACAACCCGATCATCCTGGAATCTATGACCTTCCCGGAACCGGTTATCAGCATCGCCATCGAGCCTAAAACTCAGGCAGACGTTGATAAAATGGGTATGGCGCTCGCTAAACTGGTAGAGGAAGATCCTACCCTGAAAGCTAAAACTGACGAAGAAACCGGCCAAACCGTATTGAGCGGTATGGGTGAGCTTCACCTGGAAATCATCGTTGACCGTATGCGTCGCGAATTCAAGGTGGAAGTTAACCAGGGTGCTCCTCAGGTGGCTTACAAAGAAGCGCTGACTACTAAAGTTGAACACCGCGAAGTATTTAAGAAACAAACCGGTGGTCGTGGTAAATTCGCTGATATCCAGATCGAAATTTCTCCTGCTGATGCAGAATGGCTGAAAGAAAACGACGGAAAATCCTTCCAGTTCATCAACGATATCTTCGGTGGTGCTATTCCGAAAGAGTTCATCCCTGCCGTTCAGAAAGGTTTCGAACAATCTATGAACCAGGGTGTACTGGCCAACTTCCCGCTGGTAAACCTGAAAGTAAGACTGTTTGACGGTTCCTTCCACGCAGTGGACTCCGACGCAATGTCCTTCGAGCTCTGCGCCAAACAAGCCTTCCGTGAAGCTGCCCGCAAAGCTAAACCAGTATTGCTGGAGCCTATCATGAAAGTGGAAGTGCAAACTCCTGACCAGTACATGGGTGACGTTACAGGTGACCTGAACCGCCGCCGTGGTATGCTGGAAGGTATGGACTCCAAAAATGGCGTACAGGTGATCAAAGCTAAAGTTCCATTGAGCGAAATGTTCGGTTACGTAACGCAACTGCGTTCACTGTCTTCCGGCCGTGCCAGCTCCATCATGGAATTCTCCCACTACGCTCCGGCTCCGAACAACGTGGCTGAAGAAGTGGTAGCGAAAGTAAAGGGTAAAGTAAACGCCTAA
- a CDS encoding T9SS type A sorting domain-containing protein: MTSYSSKCIPALVVLALLCTTARAQLILNRQVTASNGGSGVVNAIRLQYTIGESVVTPVTDGRLLLTQGFQQPEELPALPPGANPVRNYIIFPNPAITNAKVQFDLLRNATVTIQVLNPAGQTLYHQFLEMGAGKTTVLLPVNHFAAGIYTVVLKVNASIYFEKLIVQ; encoded by the coding sequence ATGACATCTTACAGCTCCAAGTGCATCCCTGCACTAGTGGTACTGGCATTGCTATGTACTACTGCAAGGGCACAACTGATCCTGAACAGACAGGTGACGGCCAGCAACGGAGGCAGCGGTGTGGTCAACGCCATCCGGCTGCAGTACACCATAGGCGAGTCTGTAGTAACGCCTGTGACAGACGGCCGGCTACTCCTTACCCAGGGCTTTCAGCAGCCGGAAGAACTTCCGGCATTGCCACCCGGCGCGAACCCGGTCAGAAACTACATCATCTTTCCTAATCCGGCCATTACCAATGCCAAGGTCCAGTTTGACCTGTTGAGAAACGCCACAGTGACCATCCAGGTACTGAACCCTGCCGGGCAAACCCTGTATCACCAGTTCCTGGAAATGGGCGCGGGCAAAACCACGGTACTGCTGCCGGTGAATCACTTTGCCGCCGGTATTTACACCGTGGTGCTGAAGGTGAACGCCAGTATTTACTTTGAAAAGCTGATTGTCCAGTAG
- a CDS encoding branched-chain amino acid aminotransferase — MMVAKSTVKEEALQKIKVTKTTHSRLSEVDFNNLVFGKKYADHMLVADFDGKEWKNAEILPFQNFSVSPSNAAWHYGQAIFEGIKAYKDTQDNPMIFRPYDNYKRFNLSAERMGMPQVPEWLFIGGMDILIDLDRDWVPTGPGCSLYLRPFMISMDEFIGVRPSDTYRFAIINSPAGPYFNKPIKLLVQDKYVRAFPGGVGYAKAAGNYGGTMYPTMQAKKKGYDQILWVDGYEHKYLQECGTMNVFVIIGNTAITPDLEQGTILEGVTRASVIDLLKDLGLTVEERPISIDEVVAAYKNGTLREVFGTGTASSLAYVEQLDYLDTQIKLDTTKYETGAEVIRRLDAIRTGRAEDTRHWNYQVGEK; from the coding sequence ATGATGGTAGCTAAATCAACAGTAAAGGAAGAAGCATTACAGAAGATCAAAGTCACAAAAACTACGCATAGCCGTTTGAGTGAAGTGGATTTTAATAATCTGGTGTTCGGTAAAAAGTATGCTGACCACATGCTGGTAGCCGATTTTGATGGAAAAGAGTGGAAAAATGCCGAAATCCTGCCTTTTCAGAATTTTTCTGTAAGCCCTTCCAATGCCGCCTGGCATTATGGACAGGCCATTTTTGAAGGTATCAAGGCCTATAAAGATACTCAGGACAACCCGATGATCTTCCGTCCTTATGATAACTACAAAAGATTTAACCTCTCTGCCGAAAGGATGGGTATGCCCCAGGTGCCGGAATGGCTCTTTATCGGCGGTATGGACATATTGATAGATCTGGACCGCGACTGGGTGCCAACAGGACCGGGTTGCTCCCTATATCTGCGTCCGTTTATGATCTCAATGGATGAATTCATCGGGGTACGCCCTTCTGATACCTACCGTTTTGCGATTATCAACTCGCCGGCCGGTCCTTATTTCAACAAACCGATTAAACTCCTGGTGCAGGATAAATATGTACGGGCTTTCCCCGGCGGTGTAGGGTATGCTAAAGCTGCGGGCAACTATGGCGGTACCATGTATCCAACCATGCAGGCTAAAAAGAAAGGCTACGACCAAATCCTCTGGGTAGATGGCTATGAGCACAAATACCTGCAGGAGTGCGGCACCATGAACGTATTTGTCATTATTGGCAATACGGCCATTACCCCTGATCTGGAACAAGGCACCATCCTGGAAGGGGTTACCCGCGCCAGCGTGATCGATCTGCTGAAAGACCTCGGTCTTACCGTGGAAGAAAGACCAATATCTATTGACGAAGTGGTGGCCGCCTATAAAAATGGCACTCTCCGCGAAGTCTTTGGCACCGGTACCGCTTCCTCACTGGCCTATGTGGAACAGCTCGATTACCTGGATACCCAGATCAAACTGGACACCACTAAATATGAAACCGGCGCGGAAGTTATCCGCCGGCTCGATGCTATCCGCACCGGCCGTGCAGAAGATACCCGCCATTGGAATTATCAGGTTGGTGAAAAATAA
- the rpsL gene encoding 30S ribosomal protein S12 gives MPTIQQLVRKGREIIRAKSKSRALDSCPQRRGVCTRVYTTTPKKPNSALRKVAKVRLTNKVEVIAYIPGEGHNLQEHSIVLIRGGRVKDLPGVRYHIVRGSLDTAGVKDRKQSRSKYGTKKEKAKK, from the coding sequence ATGCCTACTATACAACAATTAGTAAGAAAAGGAAGAGAAATTATCCGGGCTAAGTCTAAGTCCAGGGCATTAGATAGCTGCCCTCAGCGTCGTGGTGTTTGTACTCGTGTGTACACAACCACGCCTAAAAAACCTAACTCCGCTTTGCGTAAAGTTGCAAAGGTGCGTTTGACCAATAAAGTTGAGGTGATTGCTTATATCCCTGGTGAAGGTCACAACCTGCAGGAACACTCTATCGTACTGATCCGTGGTGGAAGGGTAAAAGACTTACCAGGTGTTCGTTACCACATCGTTCGCGGTTCCTTGGATACTGCCGGTGTGAAAGACAGAAAGCAGAGCCGTTCCAAATATGGTACTAAAAAGGAAAAGGCTAAAAAATAA